From Mytilus edulis chromosome 9, xbMytEdul2.2, whole genome shotgun sequence, the proteins below share one genomic window:
- the LOC139488745 gene encoding uncharacterized protein, which produces METIKSIFRAAFVLPLTAGNVVAGKSNGKLMHDGRISGLTILSSSVIIVAEIMLTAVGIQQNNERALDVARPFLIVLNFCGIVSCLAVGCREKQRNRQNINSSLANATKSLRLKFLCLFCFGCVLYRIIKLAVHVKCKVYLRPNDSVGQAVLFDFASVMFHTVQLFFIYIFSKQEFRRSHFTFYGLIMLVVANFSNWIYHSAHGYDFLSNNSSSHSHSNISRCHHSKTETSFEDYPDLANPFLDPMRLEYSLLSLIFISEMWPQMRSYVFRSHDDDNDELYVNTELTPLLQSGDPQQVTAIARNIVSSARTKYSTIALGALFISPRLVLEFMETVALIKIDFGLLSIYINIAEHVLLIIVVVRSFHIMSNQCQPRNSDDSCSVGDIMLILSFLATVGYYSMHLMAHIFALVPSYRIILTIKGLIRLIAYYFQTVYILQMKKYRIVSANGQTSVRFMCLFLSLVHLGFWFSDTFFVAQFLYKNSLYNTVLYANIQKVRQFWFPFVIFFKFECFISLYGLYKSG; this is translated from the coding sequence ATGGAAACCATTAAATCCATATTTAGAGCTGCCTTTGTGCTACCTCTTACGGCAGGAAACGTTGTAGCAGGGAAATCAAATGGAAAGCTGATGCATGACGGCAGGATTTCTGGTTTAACCATTTTATCAAGTTCTGTTATAATTGTAGCAGAGATTATGCTAACAGCAGTCGGTATTCAACAAAATAACGAAAGGGCTTTAGATGTAGCACGCCCATTTCTTATCGTTTTAAATTTCTGTGGCATTGTGTCATGCCTTGCAGTAGGATGTAGAGAGAAACAAAGAAATCGACAAAATATCAACAGCAGTTTAGCAAATGCTACAAAATCACTCCGACTGAAGTTTTTATGTTTATTCTGCTTCGGATGTGTACTTTATCGAATTATAAAATTAGCGGTACATGTCAAATGTAAAGTATATTTACGTCCAAATGATAGTGTCGGACAGGCAGTTTTATTTGATTTCGCATCAGTGATGTTTCATACggtacaattattttttatatatattttttcaaagcaAGAATTCAGGCGTTCACATTTCACATTTTATGGGCTTATCATGCTTGTAGTAGCTAATTTCTCCAATTGGATTTATCATTCTGCGCATGGGTACGACTTTTTATCGAATAACTCTAGCTCTCATAGCCATTCCAATATTTCTCGGTGCCATCATAGCAAGACAGAGACATCATTTGAAGATTATCCAGATTTAGCAAATCCGTTCTTAGATCCCATGCGTTTAGAATACTCTCTTTTATCGTTAATTTTCATTTCTGAAATGTGGCCGCAAATGCGATCATATGTATTCAGAAGTCATGACGATGATAATGACGAACTTTATGTCAATACTGAGTTAACACCTTTATTACAAAGTGGAGATCCACAACAGGTAACGGCAATTGCAAGGAATATAGTTTCCAGTGCCAGGACAAAGTACAGTACAATAGCTTTGGGAGCATTGTTTATATCGCCTCGATTGGTGTTAGAATTTATGGAAACTGTTGCTCTTATCAAGATAGATTTCGGGCTTTTGTCAATTTACATTAACATTGCAGAACACGTACTTTTAATCATTGTTGTAGTCCGATCCTTTCATATCATGTCAAATCAGTGCCAGCCCAGAAATTCGGATGATTCCTGCTCTGTAGGAGATATTATGTTGATATTAAGTTTTCTTGCAACCGTTGGGTATTACTCGATGCATTTAATGGCTCATATTTTCGCATTGGTTCCGAGTTATCGAATTATTTTGACCATTAAAGGTTTGATCCGATTAATTGCATACTACTTTCAAACTGTATACATTttgcaaatgaaaaaatatagaatagTATCTGCAAATGGGCAAACATCTGTTCGTTTCATGTGCCTGTTTTTAAGCCTTGTTCATCTAGGTTTCTGGTTTTCAGATACATTTTTCGTTGCACAGTTCCTATACAAAAACAGTCTTTACAATACAGTTTTGTATGCGAATATACAAAAAGTAAGGCAATTCTGGTTTCcgtttgtaatatttttcaaatttgaatgttttatttcattgtatgGTCTTTATAAATCTGGGTAA